The following are encoded in a window of Manihot esculenta cultivar AM560-2 chromosome 8, M.esculenta_v8, whole genome shotgun sequence genomic DNA:
- the LOC110620141 gene encoding uncharacterized protein LOC110620141: MGRQWFIELVSACALSSKIAQPLSFFTNPMVARDFLVAMSALSSYSGDPLVVVHHPQLQFVIYGRMATIGRSLYFSYGGVNDAWVAGYSLRSTSNELLKLPNLNQILLLFDRVFRASQLWASFVYFHFC, from the exons ATGGGTCGTCAATGGTTCATTGAGCTTGTCTCGGCATGCGCTTTGTCGTCAAAGATCGCACAACCACT TTCATTCTTCACCAATCCTATGGTTGCACGTGACTTTTTGGTTGCGATGAGCGCTCTCTCATCCTACAGTGGTGATCCTCTAGTTGTTGTTCATCATCCTCAGCTTCAATTTGTTATTTATGGTCGAATGGCTACAATAGGAAGGAGTTTGTATTTCAGCTACGGTGGCGTAAATGATGCTTGGGTGGCCGGATATAGCCTGAGGAGCACTAGCAATGAACTGTTGAAGCTTCCAAATCTGAACCAGATTCTCCTGCTTTTCGATCGAGTTTTTAGAGCTTCTCAATTATGGGCTTCATTTGTgtattttcatttttgttag